The Clostridium felsineum DSM 794 region ATAGTCAGCTTGATGATCTTGAACAAATTGCTCATATTGAGAATGAGTAGTTAGTACAGCTATCATATTTGCAGAATGGTAAGGCACATTTACATCCTCTAAGAAATGACAAGCTCGTCCTAATTCCTGCATAGAATAAGTTCTATCCGTTTTGTAGCTGGCTACAGCATTACAAGCGTGCTCTTCAAATTTTGTAAGAGCTGTTATTTTAGATGCGGGAAGAATAGAAGGAAGATAATTTTTATTTGTGTAGGGATCGTAGAAATGATATGCGAAAGCCCATTGATTTTCATCTTTATCAGGTTGATCACAGTACTGTTTTACTATGGGCTCATAGTTTGTAATAAGCTTTTCTAAATTTGCTCCTTTGTCGTTTCCAAGTATGGCCATAGCATGTCCTGTTATAAATTCATGAGTTCCCTTTGCACCATCGCTTGTGAAGCCATAGGTACGACTTGGAGTAATAGTTTTAGGTGTTTCGGCAAAGGCTGTAAAGGAAAAAGTAATAGTTAATGCTGAGGCTAATAAAGCCGTGGTAACTTTTTTAAATACATTTTTCATAATAACCTCCTA contains the following coding sequences:
- a CDS encoding phospholipase C encodes the protein MKNVFKKVTTALLASALTITFSFTAFAETPKTITPSRTYGFTSDGAKGTHEFITGHAMAILGNDKGANLEKLITNYEPIVKQYCDQPDKDENQWAFAYHFYDPYTNKNYLPSILPASKITALTKFEEHACNAVASYKTDRTYSMQELGRACHFLEDVNVPYHSANMIAVLTTHSQYEQFVQDHQADYAINTTDKYNNYYSEDFNSYCNDILNDCAKYSYSFKDQVKSSSDSWDSVANVTVKYAEGYVAAFFYRFLHEVGEF